A window of Gossypium hirsutum isolate 1008001.06 chromosome D13, Gossypium_hirsutum_v2.1, whole genome shotgun sequence genomic DNA:
ACCTCGAAAACCTATCCACCACAACAAGAATACTCGCAAACCCATCAGACTTAGGCAAACAaacaataaaatccatggataaactctcccatggTCTTTACGGAATGGGCAAGGGTTGAAGCAAACCGGTTGGGGTCTTTAACTCGACCTTGTCTTGTTGGAAAATtagacaagttttcacataaGTTTCCACATCACCACTCATATGAAGCCAATAGTAACGTTCCTCCAAAAGGGCCAAAGTACAGTGCATCACTGGGTGGCCCGTCCATCTCGAGTCATGGCACTCTTTCATGACTTCCTTACGTAGCTTTCCATAATGGGGCACATAGAGGCGACGCCCATGGGTGTATAGCAATTCCCCATCAAGCCAAAAGCTCCTCGTTTTTCCCTCATTGGCCAGCTCAGTCAAATTTTTGGCTATGGGATCATGGGACAATCCCTCTCGAATGCGTTCCAATAAGGAACCATCAGGTTGGCTAACTGCCGCAAACTCCATCTTTTGGCTAAGTGCGCCAGCCACAATGTTGGCACTCCCCAGCTTATACACCATTGTGAAGTCAAACTCAGCTAggaaaacctgccaacgagcctgtttgggagacaactttttctgggttagaaaATAACTGTTGGCAACATTATCAGTAAGGACCACGAACGTGGAACccaataaataatgtctccatgtGCGCAAGCAGTGTACCACCACAGTCATCTCCTTCTCTTGGACCTTATATCTTCGCTCCGTCTcattaagctttcgactctcgaaagtAATTAGAtgtccatcttgcatcagtactcccCCGAAAGAATAATCTGTTACATCCGTGCGTACTTCATAAGGCTTCAAAAAATTTGACAAGGCAAGCACGGGTTCCCTCGTCATTTCTTGCTTCAATTGATTAAAGGCCCTCTCAAATTTCGGATTTCAATCCCATGCcttcccctttttcaacatgtccATCAAGGGTGTGGTAATTCTAGAGTAGCTTTGATAAAGCGTCGATAGTAATTTACCAACCCAAGGAAAGATCTCAACTTCGTCACCTTGGTTGGAGCCTCCCACTCAGAAATGGCTCGAACCTTGCTTTTATCCATTTGGATCTTACCCCCTCCCAAAATGTGGCCTAGGAATGACACCTCTTGGTGGGAAAATGAGCACTTCTCCTCCTTAACGAACAACTCATATTCCCTCAAAGTTTAGAACACCTCCCTCAAGTGTCCCACGTGCTCCTCGAGAGACTTGCTATAcaccttattcattagggtgcagaATGTAGTTGGGGCATTTGTGaggccgaaaggcatcacaaggaactcatacgaGCCATACCGTGTCACATAAGCTGTCTTTGGCTCATCCCCCTCTGCTATCCAAACTTGATGGTACCCTAATCTCAAATccaacttggtaaaccatcttgcactaccaagttgatcgaacaaatctgTAATAAGAGGAATATGGTACTTATTCTTCACAATGATCTTGTTTAAAGcctgataatcgatgcacattctcaaggACCCATCATGTTTCTTTTGAAATAGCACTGGCGCACCGTATGGGGATTTAGATGGTCTAATGAATCTCGCATCCAAAAGTTCCTTCAATTGTAAGCTATTGGTAAGCTCTTGAACTCCTCGGCGCTGCAATAAGAGGAATAGGGTACCTATTCTTCACAGTGATCTTGTTTAAAGcctgataatcgatgcacattttCAAAGACCCATCATGTTTCTTTTGAAACAACACTGGCGCGCCGAATGGGGATTTAGATGGTCTAATGAATCTCGTATCCAAAAGTTCCTTCAATTGTAAGCTATTGGTAAGCTCTTGAACTCCTCGGCGTTGCAGCTCTTGCTTCGCCCACGGTTTTaacccatccatgaaggaaaaaaATGCTTCTTTCTCACCCATATTTGAGATTTGAAGCATGAGTTCGTGAAACTCCTGCACATACTCCCTCAAAGTGCCTTGTTGCGTAAGCCGACGTAACTTTGCCCGAACCTCATCCTCGGCATACTCTAGGTAAAACTGTGCTTTGAACTCACATCGAAACTCCTCCCAAGTTCTAATTTCGGTTCCACCACATCTCACATCGGTGGACCTATGACACCACCGCAATAACACAACGTCAAATAAATACATAGCAACAGTAGTTACCTTAGTGACATCCTTcgtgatgcctttggcacggaagtatTGCTCGATTCCCCACAGAAAGTTGTCCACATCTCTTGTAGACCTTGATCCCTTAAACTCCTTGGGCTTGGGTACATCAATATTGGGCTTATTTGCGACAGCAGCTAACCCTCTATTGCCTAAGGCAGCCTTGTAGATTATGAGTTCCCCCTTGAGCTCCGCAATCTCCTCTTTCAAGGCCATCACCATAGCCTCAATGGCATCTCCCTACCAGTCAACTATTCAACATTATCCAACACATACACTTTGAGCTACTCCTGCATGGACTGCAATCCATCATGGAGCCTATCATCGACATTATCAATCCTCTCCTTGATATCCCCCACGAAATCCTCGAGAGTGACAACACAATCTTCTAAAGCTGATAGTATGTCCCTCGAGCGGCTAGCTTTCCTAGCCCTCTCACGGGTCTCCATTCCCTCAATATTCTCAGCAACTTCTTTTGACATCTTTCAACGGTGCCTTTGTActttggctctgataccaactatCACGGACTCAGATTTTTCCTACGCGATCTGTGCGACCTTAAGCAGTTCCTTCGTACTTGCAACAAttgaggattcaacagaattccttTAAGGCACCAATGAAGAACAGTAGATGAACAAAATAAGAACGATCCTTGAAAGATTAACAAAAGCTACAGAAAAGCAAGAACACCTGAGAGAAAAGTTTGAATGAATGCTTCTATTTATAGCTGAGGCTCTCCAAAATCAACGGTCTAAATCAATGTACATCaatggctacaattaaaagctATCTAaatatcaaatctctaagattacataaTCGTATCTTCTAAAGATTACATTAATATCTAAGATCACATATCTCTAAAGATCACCTTCCATATTTGTCAAGCATATATTTAGAAAATCACTTTCCTTATTTGCCAAGCTCCAAAGATAGGCTTTTAATTTCTCCAGGCAATGGACCAATCcaattgggccaaatgacctcccttGAATGCGATGGATCGTACGAGTTCGTCATGGTTGTGAGCTCCCAAGCGTAACCCATGACACtaggaagaaagaaaagggattaTTGCTTCCTGATCGttgcttatttattttttgaattagacatgccttttttcatttattaaggATCAATAAAAGATAAGTTGTTGCATTGTAGACTAGGGGAAGCATAAAACATTTGGGAAAACCTTGTACCATGCAAAACAACTGATGAATGATTTTGAAGTAAGTTGTTGCACAAAAAATGTTATGATATATTAAACTCGAAAAGAATTGATGATATTATTGGGAAAAGGGGTTTAGTCTGATTTATGATAATCTTTTTCTATAATTCATTGTGTATAGAGAAAATGTTATTCAAATTGGTAATCAAATAAAGGCCCTGCAAATGGTATATATCAAATTTCagcttatgtttttatttttttcaaataaaatctaaCTCAATTACcatcattttaaaaacttaagCCCTTATACGAGTAATCTTACAAATTCAAcctaatctttaaaaaaattagattcacCATAACTTGAAGTATATGGAATTGATATCTACAGCCATATTTTCTCATGATTATATTATAGTTGCCGGTAACTGTCGAACAACACTGTCTGCAACAAAAGTATAAACTTAAAAGCTGACAAATGAATGGTATAAGCTAAAATGCTGTGGACTCCCATTGCTCCATTTCCATTCCAGgagtttttatcatttattttttaaaattttcttgcaAAAGCTCTTAAGtagttaatataaaaaaatcaagtgGTAGGTTCATATCTGCAAACACAATCATATATCTTCCCTTTAATCGTTTTTATAGCCAACCTCTATTTTTTCACCACTGTAAGCTACAAAAAAAAGATTATTTCGACTTCAAATATCAAGTTAAGGAAACCTGTTAGGCCACCTATTTAAAACTATACATACCTTGAGAGCTTCACATTTAAACCGAGCACTGAAATTGGTGTGAAGAGCCCTTCCCATCCCTTCTAAGATAACCTGCATGGCAAAAAATGCATGGTTTCGTCTTTATTTTCTTTAGCCATTTCCTAATTCTCAAAACAGGAGAAGGAATAAAAGGCAAGGCGGTGAAAAGGTATTATCTGAATTAAACATGTACCCAGTCAGCATGTTTTGCTGCTACAGCTAGCTCAGAGTTGACTTGCCTTAAATCTATACATGGGCTTCCACAACCATAAATGGAACTGAAGAAGAATTTCCTCTGGAACCATCTAATGTGGTGTTATTCATTGCATCTACTACGAGGCCTCCAGCTTCAGCAGCTCGGCGGAGGATGTCGCAATGTTGTGCTTGTACTTAAAGTATAGGTTATTCACGGGAGTTCGGTGAGATGGTAAGGGCGTCTCCTACCTTAACCAGTGGTCGAGGGTTCGATCCTCACCCTGAATATGGATCAATTTTAAAAATCGTAGCCAGCATCTACCCATTAATGGGCTTACAGAATGCGGAGAATTAATTATTGAGTTTACTCTGATAAAtatattgagaaataaaaaaatcagGTTAATGTGTTCAATGCACGATGGTATAAAGTAGgataaaaacccaaataaaaccAGAAATGATGCCATTTATACGTGTCTGTCGCATTGATTGTTTTGGGTAACTCCATCTCTGCTCTGTTAAATACATGTCCTGCACTGGTTTAAGCATTGATTGCCAATATTTGCTAACAGCACCaaattgaaaagtaaaaagaTAGTTTAGGTAGATATTCCCAATGTGGATCAGAATTCCCAATACTTTTTCCTTTAACAAGATAGTTAAATTAGTTCCACAAACTATGAACAGTAGAAGCTTGCTCCTTCTTCGAAATACAGTATAATAGTTTATGGCTGGTAAACATGATTTTCAACggatttttgttttcttctttaagatggttttttttaaacaaacctaaaaagaaaattatattgtatttcaTGCACTATACCAGCATGTACCCAACATAATTACATTGCAAAGTTAACTTAGTCACAgacattaaaagaaaaaagaaacattcATAAAAAGAGGCCAAGGCAAATGTACCAACATGTTTCCATCAGCGGCAGCGGCGACATCATTCCTCTTGCCTTGGACCCTCCTCACCATCGCCACCACCATCAGAAAACTGTGCCCACACACTTTGCCTTTTTCTCCCACCACTAAATTCTTCCTCACATCCTCCAACGGTCTTAAGTAGCTCTGACTGCAGTGATGGGCAGTTTTCTTTGAGATACTCAAAACAATTAATAGTCAGAAACTCGACAAAGTTAGGCTCTGTTCTTGATTCCAGGATTTTTAATAACTTCTGAAAAGCAAAAAGCCTCACAAAGAGAAATCATGAGATGATGTCAATAGTCTTCCTTCTTCGAAATAGTTCAAGTGTTATAATTCCACTTAAATTAGGATGTTAATAGTCTTCCACCTTTAAAAGTTGAAATCAATTGTAAGTTCTATAATAGTTATTTGCTTTTGTAACAGTTATTCTCgttctaattaatatttttataaataaaacaaattgattAAACTTAATATTAGCAAATACATAAAACAATTGTATAAtaattgagtaaaatttaaaaatgaaaaaatttgtaAAGAGGATGATAACAATAAAGTAAAACATCAATCCTAAACTCTAATTATTATTGAAGTTGGCCAGCATGCTGCCTAGTTACACCAGAAACAATTCAAGCCAGTGAAGTTGCAGCAGAAGATCAAGCTACTGCTTTTTGTTTTGTTACTTTTGAATTGATATTTTGTAACTTAGttgaaaacaaaaacaagttGTACTTGATGTTTAGGTGCTGATAAGATGAAAAATCAGCTTGACTATGTGTGCAAGTAAGGTTTTGTAAGTTAGAATgtaattagtggagttaggtagtgttTTAGGTGCTGATTTGTTTATGCTAACCAACTCATGTCTGGTATTTGTATTGGTTTTAAGCCATTGTTCAATCTCAATGAAAATTCATTCAAGTGTTGTTCATCCAATACTCTCTCTCTTTAGCTTTCATTTTTCAGTTCTTAGAAGCTTAATTTTGTCTTGAATTCTGTTTGTTTCTTCTGCAAGTCTCGAGCCTTGTTGCTTAAGTTTCAGCTGATCTTGCTTGCATTTTTTTCTTAACACCAATACTTGGTATTAGAGCTATAATCTCAGTGGACCTGTTATAGTTCAACACTTAAAaccatggcttcatcaagcttctCGCCAGCTGCACCATCAGTCTTCAATAGAAAGGGTTATCACATATGGGTGGTCAAAATGAAGACCTATCTGCAGGCAttcgatctgtgggaggtggTCAACTCAAATTTTGAACATGCACCACTTAGATCCAATCCAACTGTGGTTTAGATCAGTCAGCATGCTGATgaaaggaccaagaggcacaaggCCATGTCCTGCATTCAA
This region includes:
- the LOC121224984 gene encoding uncharacterized protein, coding for MVMALKEEIAELKGELIIYKAALGNRGLAAVANKPNIDVPKPKEFKGSRSTRDVDNFLWGIEQYFRAKGITKDVTKVTTVAMYLFDVVLLRWCHRSTDVRCGGTEIRTWEEFRCEFKAQFYLEYAEDEVRAKLRRLTQQGTLREYVQEFHELMLQISNMGEKEAFFSFMDGLKPWAKQELQRRGVQELTNSLQLKELLDTRFIRPSKSPFGAPVLFQKKHDGSLKMCIDYQALNKITVKNRPSKSPYGAPVLFQKKHDGSLRMCIDYQALNKIIVKNKYHIPLITDLFDQLGSARWFTKLDLRLGYHQVWIAEGDEPKTAYVTRYGSYEFLVMPFGLTNAPTTFCTLMNKVYSKSLEEHVGHLREVF